CGGTGAAGTGGTGAGACATAGCAGACCAGTGATTTACTTGTAAAAATGGGGACATACTCTGGTGGAAACAATGTAGTACCTGAAGCTAACGCAGGGCCATCTCTTTCACATTTTTCCTGGTTTTATCCCGGAAACTTTTATTTCCCATCGCAGACGAGTAATAGCCCTTCGCGTGAAACTGAAATAGATGAGGAACCTGTTCTCTCTGTGGCTCCTATTCGTTCTGTTGCTGCTACAGCTGACACGACAAAGAATGTCGGGTCAGGAACTAAATCCGCCAAGGCTAAAAAGCAAAAGTCTTCTACGAATAGTTATAATCAGCAACCATCTAACATTTTGAAGCCAAAGCAACCCAAAAAGAGTTCTTCCAAAAAGACAAGAGCACAACTTGCGCCTGAGGCAAAACGGGAGAAAAGGAATTTCAACATTAATATAGAAAACTCAAGCTTTGATTTCTCCGGGGTGCCATCCCCTTATTGTTCCTGCACAAGTATGGCTAGAGTTTGCTACAAATGGGGTGCTGGTGGATGGCAGTCGTCATGTTGCACCATTAACATATCTGAATATCCTCTTCCCATGAATTCCGCAAGGCCTGGTGCTCGCTTGGCTGGTAGAAAAATGAGCAATGGAGCGTACACGAAACTTCTACTGAGACTTGCAGCTGAAGGTCATGATCTTACTCACCCTGTTGACCTAAGAACTCACTGGGCCAGACATGGTACTAACAAGTTTGTTACAATCAGGTAGAGTTTTAGACAAGTTAGCTCTATAAGAATTTACTAGTTGCTCTTATATATAACTTCCATATTTTCCTCGAAGAGAGTTGGCCAGAGGCGGTGCCAACATGGTCATTTGTATGTATAGTTACGCCTGTTTTCCCTAgtatgtgaaatgctcctctgctTCCAGAGACCACCTTACTTGTTAAgatttgttatatatatttaaattgagACATATAGATGGTCTTGGTATCAGAGATTTTATTTCTGTTGACATGGAACATGTGCCTTGCCCTTCATGCATGAATGTCTGTCCAGATAACAGCTTGCATCATTCAGAAGTTTGTTTTTGTTCATAGTGATACCACACGTTTGATTCAACAAATTTTTCCATTTTGACACTGTCACATTGCTGCTTTGAGATCACATTTCTTGATAACCACTTGGAGATAGCATTCTTTACGGACTGAGGGCGTAAAGAATCTCGCCCGAGATCGGGAGCTTGATTCTAAACTGACGCAAGTATTTCAAACTATTTGCGCTGAGTTTCGACCCAATTAACTTACCAGACAGGTTTGCGCATGCGTAGTCCAGCCCAAGTTTGGGCTCACTGGCTTGACGTTCCTTGGATACTGGGTATGACTATCAAGCTAAACTGCATATGGTATCAAGAGTTGAGTCATGAAACCAGTACTCATCTTCGGTTACTGATTGTACTCAAGTAACTGAGCTTCATTGGACTCCAAGCCGCCACCCGATCAAAACCCCATCTTGACTATATTGCTGATTCAAGCCATGAAAGCAGTATGGGTATCAAGAACAAAGAGATAATGCCAGAAAGTTCCATTCTATCAAGAATTTCTTAACTGAATTTCATCTCTGTTATTTCTTATCTATTTTACAAACTCCCAATACAATTACAAATTGAAATAGGTACATAGAATGATTCTCATTTTAACCAGTAACAGccagtggaaaagaaaaaagcgaGTGAAGTGCATTTGTGCTTAGGCCTTTGCCTCTACCGGGGCTCCAGCCCTGCTCGCGACAAGCTGTTCGAACAGATCTCTTATTTTCAATCCAATTATAGTTTGGAAGAGACCGGTTCCATTGTTACTGCCAGGGAAATCAGAATGCTTCAACATCTGTTGGGTGACCTCACCATAGAACTTGGTGGAAATGTTGCTCAGATGGCTCTCTACATAGATTAGCTCATCTAATCTGTCAAATTGCCCATCCATCTCCAGTACTGACACCTACGATAATCATCAAACAAACACGAAACACTGTCAACATTGCAGCAACTTACAAAAAGAGCAGAAACCGAGCTTGAACTATATTGAATTCTCTGATTAAGAACACTAGTCATACTGTAATAGCAAATTAGCAATCCCTCTTAAATACAATAAattttgtactccattgaaaCATTCTCTTGATTGAAAACAGAGAATTGTTAGAAGGTTTAGATTATATACCTCGTGGCCGAAGTAAGAGTCAGGGCCATAGGAGAACTTGATGCCAGGATAAGAGCAGGTGAGTTTCCTTCCACAGGGTATCCATGAAATAGTGGAGCCTTCATCAAACAAGTAAACAGGGTTGAAGAACTTCACACCTTCCTTCATTATCAACCTAACTCTCAAGACCTTCCCCTCGTTGTCGTCCGGGATGAGTTCGGTTGGAAGTACTTCAATCACAGCATCCGCGTATTGCTTCTGTGGATCTGCACAAAGCAAATATTCATAAATTAGAAGAACAAAATGACAAAACTATTCTAAGTAAACTAAGATTGAAAAGAAATTTACCAATGTAAGCATCAAAGTCCGGCTTTCTCGCTTCAATACTAGCTTTAATGCTTTCAAGGCTGTGGCCTCGCTCGGCCATGTCCCTCTGCAACACTTGTAACATATCAGATTACAGCAAAAGAAAGATGAAATGTTATACCAAAGTCATTTGATTTGCTtaagtgttatatatatactttaATTACCTGAATTTTCCATGCAAACTTAACTTCATTACTGATGTCCAAGTAGATGCTGAAGTCCAACAGGTCCCTTACTCTCTCATCATACCTGCATATTTCCAtataaaaaacatgaaaaatcaaccaaacaGATCCTTAATTAGTTTCTCTTGTATTCTattccttaatttttttgagCTTTTTAATAGTGGGTTGACCAATCAATATCTTCaacaaacattagaatttctTTATTATTGCAGTATACTCAAAAAGATTAAACCATAAAACAACAGTCCGCACGGCCGCACCACGTTGGCGGCGGATAAGACTGAGCCAAATCCCATATGAGAAGTGGGATAAGCCTACGGAACCATGATTTCACAAGGAAATATCTCAActggttggttcgaactcccgacctCGGAAGACCTAAGGTCTGGAGATAACCAACTAAGTTATCGCCAAGATTCATAAACATAACACTTGACACCTCCTAAACCATAAACATAAGAGTATGGGCATTTGGATAGAATTTATACAATAAGATGAATCCAAATGAATCTAAAAGCCAAAATTTACACTCTAACAATAGATAAGAGCAGaatcaaacccaaaaaaaaagaaagaaatgaaagtgAAGCATGCAGAGATAATTCCAAGGCTTACATTGGGTGAAGTCCTTCAATGACAAAGATCTTTGGAGGCTTGATGAGCTCAGGAGGGTCAATAAGACCAGATACATGATTGTAGATTGGTTTCTGAATAGCAATTCCATCCTTGATTGCCTTAACCTGCTCATACATGAGATCAAAGTTATTGGCTCTTGGGTCAAGAGCAGTGACTCCCTTCTCCTTCCTTCCGGTTCTATCAAGAGAATGATAATCATCCAAGCAAATCACAGTTGTTGTGTCACTTATCAGTGTGTTTGAGTCTGGATTTCCTCCTCTGGGTGGCTCTGCTGCTCCTCCAAAAACACTTGTTAGCCTCCTCATGAAAGTACTCTTCCCACATCCAGAGTCTGCCGCCAGACCAATCACAACTGTCTGTGAGTCACCTGCTGAGCAGGTTATCACAGTAGTGGTACTACCACCTCTCTTGCTGCTTCTCTTACCAGAAGTACTATAGAAGACAACCTGTTTTTGGTGAAAACCCAAGTTGGTTTTTGTTGGTGTGGAGATTGAGCATGTTGAGTTGAGAGATTGGGTTGTGTAGACTGTGCAGACtgccattctctctctctctctctctagctgGAATTGAGAGAGGAAGTGGAAAGTGTCTATGCAAATGTCAGCTACTTTGGGAGAAATTGAGAATGAGGATTTTGCATATATTTTCTCAGGAAAACATGTGGAGGAAAAGAGAAGATTGGGAGAAAAACAGATGGcagtttggatgaaaagaagcTGTTGGGGGGGTGATGTGTCCTTTTGTGTTATAGGTTTCTCTGACTACCCCTTGTTTTTAACAAACTGGGAGATAATATTAAGGGTAGAAAGAAAGGggacatgcatgtaattaatccAATGGGCAGAGGGTAAAATAGTCATTCAGAAATATTTAtctatttttagatatttgcACAATTTATTAAAGGTTGGAATTGATGATGTGATGAGGGGATGGCATAGTTGATAAACAGAGGTATGGAGAAGCATGGTGAATTGGTGATCAGTTTATGAGATGAGGATATTTGGCATGCCACGTGGCAGGAGATTGGTGGGTGATTCAAGATGAGGAGTTTAGGGTAGGGAGTGCAAGAGGAACTGGCCTGTACTACACCATCCATCCATAGAAAGAGTCAAAAGAGATGGGCAAATAAGGATAGAACATTCAGAAGCCTGTGTATCTTGCAAATGTGGGCAATTCTACGGCCCATGGTAGAAGCCCATTGAAACTTTTGCTTTAAACGCTGCTGCTGTAGGACTTTTTTCCATTGCGGCATTGCCTGTTTTGCCATActtgaaaatttaatttaatgcaAGTTGATGCCCTATCACCATCGTATGATCCATTAATATGCATGGATTTGTCCTCACAAGCCAGCCCATACTAGGCCCAGGATGCTCAGTCCAACAACCGATTCCTACAAGCCCAGCCCATTCCAACCCATAAGCCAAGGTCCGAAAAAACCGATTATTATTAGTTAGGGAGTTTCACCTCATTTATACTTTGCACTTCCGATGAGGATGTGAACTATttttaggagggaaaaaattATGGGCTTGTACATAAAAAAATGGGCCCAAGCAAAAAAGCTCATACAATAAGCCACTTCAATATGCCATGAATATGATTGCTTGATGGATGAGGCTATTTCGTAGAATAACAAGATCACCATCGAATGGGCGATGCACTTATTGTTTAGAAGCTAAAATGATAAATTCCTAGAAGGCTAGAACCCTACAGCAACCTTACATTACTCATCCAAGAAAGAAACTATTGAATTCAACAGAAGTCAGAAGAATATACCAATCCAAATTGGAGtataatcaatcacaactatCAGCTCATCCACGTCCCCTGAAGTACCTAAAAATCAtctaaacaaagaaaatacagAGTCAGGAAACCATACTTAATACCGGTTTACTAGTAAAAATGCAAATCACTCAAGTTGGCTTTCCATATTTATAGTAATACAACAAATCCTTGATAAACTATTGTCAGAGACTCAGAATATCTGAATGCTTTCTCTTACGAGTAGGATGGCACGTACCAAACCAACCTTGAAGCAAAGCTCATGTAAATTCTATCAGAATATCTCATTGAGTTACTCATATTTGAGGCATCATTTTTGCTTGATATAATCTAAAACCAGCTGAGAAATTTTCCCTAATAGAGTAAAATCTAATTCGTGTCAAGCACTCCAAGATCACTTCCTCTACATCATTGTTTCTATACTGCCTTTGCATTTGCACACATATGTTTATTGAACGTTATAAAATTGCAATCAGCATTTTCAATTATATATCCAATGAAGGAAGATCCTGGCTTCATCCCTGATTCAATAACTTAATCtggatattttatttatttccgcTCACCAAATAGCTACAGAGATTTTCCGCATTTTTATGAAGTTCaataatataaaagaaagaaagaaaaggtaaGTGTTGTCTCACCAGAATAATCGCCAAGCTTAGAATTGACTCG
This DNA window, taken from Tripterygium wilfordii isolate XIE 37 chromosome 20, ASM1340144v1, whole genome shotgun sequence, encodes the following:
- the LOC119987061 gene encoding protein BASIC PENTACYSTEINE7-like; the encoded protein is MGTYSGGNNVVPEANAGPSLSHFSWFYPGNFYFPSQTSNSPSRETEIDEEPVLSVAPIRSVAATADTTKNVGSGTKSAKAKKQKSSTNSYNQQPSNILKPKQPKKSSSKKTRAQLAPEAKREKRNFNINIENSSFDFSGVPSPYCSCTSMARVCYKWGAGGWQSSCCTINISEYPLPMNSARPGARLAGRKMSNGAYTKLLLRLAAEGHDLTHPVDLRTHWARHGTNKFVTIR
- the LOC119987062 gene encoding phosphoribulokinase, chloroplastic-like; this translates as MAVCTVYTTQSLNSTCSISTPTKTNLGFHQKQVVFYSTSGKRSSKRGGSTTTVITCSAGDSQTVVIGLAADSGCGKSTFMRRLTSVFGGAAEPPRGGNPDSNTLISDTTTVICLDDYHSLDRTGRKEKGVTALDPRANNFDLMYEQVKAIKDGIAIQKPIYNHVSGLIDPPELIKPPKIFVIEGLHPMYDERVRDLLDFSIYLDISNEVKFAWKIQRDMAERGHSLESIKASIEARKPDFDAYIDPQKQYADAVIEVLPTELIPDDNEGKVLRVRLIMKEGVKFFNPVYLFDEGSTISWIPCGRKLTCSYPGIKFSYGPDSYFGHEVSVLEMDGQFDRLDELIYVESHLSNISTKFYGEVTQQMLKHSDFPGSNNGTGLFQTIIGLKIRDLFEQLVASRAGAPVEAKA